A region of Culicoides brevitarsis isolate CSIRO-B50_1 chromosome 1, AGI_CSIRO_Cbre_v1, whole genome shotgun sequence DNA encodes the following proteins:
- the LOC134830408 gene encoding uncharacterized protein LOC134830408, with protein MKFLIFASVFLIAFNGISCYDYETAIQGVINEINSQLDSLSNLFSNYFFTNPQYAQQFAQLPQNLVSNPEAFNHVVNLRQNYSDVVASLDATILKTRNCVVDNIQSKHAIVNSKYNVSAQAAGNIEKLLKSKKCTNGIINGFFNRKIDEIKNGVKNEIYEIRGSYERMMFSDFVPFFMIDQLMREMAKCATPTTDVDAVDCLTRKEQLYQVPIVDLIENSFERMKQTFLDWNTQITSNLLQQVDQDLLRAYHDGMNLACKNQIFK; from the exons atgaaatttttaattttcgcgtCAGTTTTTTTGATTGCCTTCAAT ggcATTTCGTGTTACGATTACGAAACCGCCATCCAAGGAGTCATCAACGAGATAAACTCCCAACTTGACAGTCTCTCAAATCTTtttagcaattattttttcacaaatcctCAATACGCTCAACAATTCGCTCAACTTCCGCAAAATCTCGTCTCAAATCCCGAAGCATTTAATCACGTCGTGAACCTTCGTCAAAATTACTCCGACGTCGTTGCTTCTTTAGACGCGACAATTTTAAAGACTCGCAATTGTGTCGTCGACAATATTCAGAGCAAACATGCCATCGTCAACTCCAAATATAACGTTAGCGCTCAAGCAGCtggaaatattgaaaaattattaaaatccaaaaaatgcaCGAATGGAATCATAAAcggattttttaatagaaaaatcgatgagataaaaaatggcgtgaaaaatgaaatttacgaGATTCGCGGTTCGTACGAACGAATGATGTTCAGTGACTTTGTGCCATTTTTCATGATTGATCAACTGATGAGGGAAATGGCGAAATGTGCGACGCCAACTACTGACGTCGATGCTGTTGATTGTTTGacaaga aaagaacAACTCTACCAAGTCCCAATCGTGGATTTGATCGAAAACTCATTTGAACGAATGAAGCAAACATTTTTGGATTGGAACACACAAATCACGAGCAACTTGCTGCAACAAGTCGATCAAGATCTTTTGCGAGCTTATCACGATGGCATGAATCTCGCatgcaaaaatcaaattttcaagtaa
- the LOC134830396 gene encoding beta-1,4-mannosyltransferase egh isoform X1 yields MDFNKHSATSHGPIIGTIKGIRQYWKENLRPTMNSTSKHLLHCFLLFAVVLFCEIFAGGIKISENSFVVVDPWAEYGTFVTILLYSLRLLTFLTLPQVLFNFCGLVFYNAFPEKVTLKGSPLLAPFICIRVVTRGDYADLVKSNVLRNMNTCLDTGLENFLIEVVTDKALNLANHRRIREVVVPKDYKTKSGALFKSRALQYCLEDSVNVLNNNDWIVHLDEETLLTENSVRGIINFVLDGKHPFGQGLITYANENVINWLTTLADSFRVSDDMGKLRLQFKMFHKPFFSWKGSYVVTQMHAERAVSFDNGVDGSVAEDCFFAMRAFAQGYTFNFIEGEMYEKSPFTLMDFLQQRKRWLQGILLVVHSNIIPVKHKILLTISVYSWVTLPLTTSNVFLAGLYPIPCPYIIDFICAFIGGFNVYMYIFGVIKSFSLYRFGLIKFFACVLGAVCTIPVNVVIENAAVVWGLLSKKHKFYVVQKDISSLVTV; encoded by the exons aTTCTGCCACAAGTCATGGTCCGATAATAGGCACAATTAAGGGTATCAGACAATATTGGAAGGAGAATTTACGGCCCACAATGAATTCGACGTCAAAACACTTGTTGCATTGCTTTCTGCTGTTCGCCGTCGTGCTGTTTTGCGAAATTTTCGCCGGCGGCATCAAAATCAGCGAGAAttccttcgtcgtcgtcgatccGTGGGCAGAATATGGCACTTTCGTAACCATTTTGCTGTATTCGCTGCGACTTTTGACGTTTTTAACGCTGCCCCAAGTATTATTCAACTTTTGCGGTTTAGTTTTTTACAACGCTTTCCCCGAAAAAGTCACgttaaaag GAAGTCCCTTGCTGGCACCATTTATTTGCATCAGAGTCGTGACGCGTGGCGATTATGCGGATTTGGTGAAGTCCAATGTGCTGCGTAACATGAACACTTGTCTCGATACGGGTCTCGAGAATTTCCTCATCGAAGTAGTGACAGACAAGGCACTGAATTTGGCGAATCATCGGCGAATTCGCGAAGTTGTCGTGCCAAAAGACTACAAAACGAAGAGCGGAGCGTTGTTCAAGTCGCGCGCCTTGCAATATTGCCTCGAAGATTCCGTCAATGTACTTAACAATAACGATTGGATAGTGCATTTGGACGAAGAAACGCTTCTGACGGAGAATAGTGTGCGgggaattattaattttgtgctCGATGGAAAACATCCCTTTGGACAGGGACTTATTACGTATGCCAATGAGAATGTGATCAATTGGTTGACGACGTTGGCGGATAGTTTTCGCGTGTCTGACGACATGGGAAAGTTGCGGTTGCAGTTCAAGATGTTCCATAAACCCTTTTTCAGCTGGAAAGGAAGTTATGTTGTGACACAg ATGCATGCCGAACGCGCAGTAAGTTTCGACAACGGCGTCGACGGATCCGTGGCAGAAGATTGCTTTTTCGCGATGCGCGCCTTCGCTCAAGGCTACACCTTCAACTTTATCGAGGGCGAGATGTACGAAAAGTCTCCCTTTACGTTGATGGATTTTCTGCAGCAACGAAAACGCTGGCTCCAAGGCATCCTGCTTGTCGTGCACTCGAACATCATTCCCGTGAAACACAAAATCCTCCTCACAATCAGCGTGTATTCGTGGGTGACACTGCCACTGACGACGTCAAATGTATTTTTAGCGGGCCTGTATCCGATTCCGTGTCCGTACATCATTGACTTCATTTGCGCCTTCATTGGGGGCTTCAACGTCTACATGTACATCTTCGGAGTGATCAAGAGTTTTTCCCTTTACCGCTTTGGATTGATAAAATTCTTTGCATGCGTGCTGGGAGCCGTTTGCACGATACCTGTGAACGTCGTGATCGAAAATGCCGCCGTCGTTTGGGGCTTACTtagtaaaaaacataaattttatgttgtaCAAAAAGATATCTCATCATTAGTTACTGTTTAG
- the LOC134830396 gene encoding beta-1,4-mannosyltransferase egh isoform X2, with the protein MNSTSKHLLHCFLLFAVVLFCEIFAGGIKISENSFVVVDPWAEYGTFVTILLYSLRLLTFLTLPQVLFNFCGLVFYNAFPEKVTLKGSPLLAPFICIRVVTRGDYADLVKSNVLRNMNTCLDTGLENFLIEVVTDKALNLANHRRIREVVVPKDYKTKSGALFKSRALQYCLEDSVNVLNNNDWIVHLDEETLLTENSVRGIINFVLDGKHPFGQGLITYANENVINWLTTLADSFRVSDDMGKLRLQFKMFHKPFFSWKGSYVVTQMHAERAVSFDNGVDGSVAEDCFFAMRAFAQGYTFNFIEGEMYEKSPFTLMDFLQQRKRWLQGILLVVHSNIIPVKHKILLTISVYSWVTLPLTTSNVFLAGLYPIPCPYIIDFICAFIGGFNVYMYIFGVIKSFSLYRFGLIKFFACVLGAVCTIPVNVVIENAAVVWGLLSKKHKFYVVQKDISSLVTV; encoded by the exons ATGAATTCGACGTCAAAACACTTGTTGCATTGCTTTCTGCTGTTCGCCGTCGTGCTGTTTTGCGAAATTTTCGCCGGCGGCATCAAAATCAGCGAGAAttccttcgtcgtcgtcgatccGTGGGCAGAATATGGCACTTTCGTAACCATTTTGCTGTATTCGCTGCGACTTTTGACGTTTTTAACGCTGCCCCAAGTATTATTCAACTTTTGCGGTTTAGTTTTTTACAACGCTTTCCCCGAAAAAGTCACgttaaaag GAAGTCCCTTGCTGGCACCATTTATTTGCATCAGAGTCGTGACGCGTGGCGATTATGCGGATTTGGTGAAGTCCAATGTGCTGCGTAACATGAACACTTGTCTCGATACGGGTCTCGAGAATTTCCTCATCGAAGTAGTGACAGACAAGGCACTGAATTTGGCGAATCATCGGCGAATTCGCGAAGTTGTCGTGCCAAAAGACTACAAAACGAAGAGCGGAGCGTTGTTCAAGTCGCGCGCCTTGCAATATTGCCTCGAAGATTCCGTCAATGTACTTAACAATAACGATTGGATAGTGCATTTGGACGAAGAAACGCTTCTGACGGAGAATAGTGTGCGgggaattattaattttgtgctCGATGGAAAACATCCCTTTGGACAGGGACTTATTACGTATGCCAATGAGAATGTGATCAATTGGTTGACGACGTTGGCGGATAGTTTTCGCGTGTCTGACGACATGGGAAAGTTGCGGTTGCAGTTCAAGATGTTCCATAAACCCTTTTTCAGCTGGAAAGGAAGTTATGTTGTGACACAg ATGCATGCCGAACGCGCAGTAAGTTTCGACAACGGCGTCGACGGATCCGTGGCAGAAGATTGCTTTTTCGCGATGCGCGCCTTCGCTCAAGGCTACACCTTCAACTTTATCGAGGGCGAGATGTACGAAAAGTCTCCCTTTACGTTGATGGATTTTCTGCAGCAACGAAAACGCTGGCTCCAAGGCATCCTGCTTGTCGTGCACTCGAACATCATTCCCGTGAAACACAAAATCCTCCTCACAATCAGCGTGTATTCGTGGGTGACACTGCCACTGACGACGTCAAATGTATTTTTAGCGGGCCTGTATCCGATTCCGTGTCCGTACATCATTGACTTCATTTGCGCCTTCATTGGGGGCTTCAACGTCTACATGTACATCTTCGGAGTGATCAAGAGTTTTTCCCTTTACCGCTTTGGATTGATAAAATTCTTTGCATGCGTGCTGGGAGCCGTTTGCACGATACCTGTGAACGTCGTGATCGAAAATGCCGCCGTCGTTTGGGGCTTACTtagtaaaaaacataaattttatgttgtaCAAAAAGATATCTCATCATTAGTTACTGTTTAG